A region of Microbacterium suwonense DNA encodes the following proteins:
- a CDS encoding ABC transporter permease: protein MSRTSVGAPGTPKRYAHSLWLLSARDLKVRYSTSMLGYLWSVLDPLVMSAIYWFVFTRVFHRDVGEDPYIVFLISGLLPWVWFNSSVSDFTKAFKRDSRLVRSTAIPRSIWVTRIVLSKGIEFLFSLPVLAIFVIINLLVETDPGQHAQIGWGILWLPVAVLLQTILLVGLGLLVAPLCALYADLERTTGLILRALFYATPIIYNVSNLPGVFETLGAFNPLAGIFTLYRMAFFPDQWHTLTVVISVVMSLLILALGVWVFRALERPVLKEL, encoded by the coding sequence ATGAGCAGGACTTCAGTCGGCGCGCCCGGCACGCCAAAGCGCTACGCGCATTCGCTGTGGCTGCTGTCGGCGCGAGATCTGAAGGTGCGCTACTCCACGAGCATGCTCGGCTACCTGTGGTCGGTTCTCGACCCACTGGTGATGAGTGCTATCTACTGGTTCGTCTTCACCCGCGTGTTCCACCGCGATGTGGGCGAGGATCCCTACATCGTCTTCCTCATCAGCGGCCTGCTGCCCTGGGTGTGGTTCAACTCGTCGGTGTCGGACTTCACCAAAGCGTTCAAGCGCGACTCCCGGCTGGTGCGCTCCACCGCGATTCCGCGATCCATCTGGGTGACGCGCATCGTGCTGAGCAAAGGCATCGAGTTCCTCTTCTCGCTGCCGGTGCTCGCGATCTTCGTGATCATCAACCTGCTCGTGGAGACGGACCCAGGCCAGCACGCGCAGATCGGGTGGGGGATCCTGTGGCTGCCGGTGGCGGTGCTGCTGCAGACGATTCTGCTGGTGGGGCTGGGACTGCTCGTCGCGCCGCTGTGCGCGCTGTACGCCGACCTGGAGCGAACCACTGGCCTCATCCTGCGCGCGCTGTTCTACGCGACCCCGATCATCTACAACGTCTCGAACCTTCCTGGCGTGTTCGAGACGCTCGGCGCGTTCAACCCGCTGGCGGGGATCTTCACTCTGTACCGAATGGCGTTCTTCCCGGATCAGTGGCACACGCTGACCGTGGTGATCAGTGTCGTCATGAGCCTGCTCATCCTGG
- the glf gene encoding UDP-galactopyranose mutase, whose amino-acid sequence MDLLVVGSGFFGLTIAERAAAAGRKVTVIDRRAHIGGNAYSEADPETGIEVHRYGAHLFHTSNPTVWEYVNRFTTFTNYVHRVYTHHKDVVYPMPVNLGTINQFFQAAYSPSEARALIKEQAGEFDVKTAQNFEEKGIALVGRPLFEAFFRDYTAKQWQTDPHKLSGDIVSRLPVRYTYDNRYFNDTWEGLPTEGYTAWLERMADHPNIEVKLGVDYFDETQPLNKKATVGQLPIVYTGPVDRYFDYAEGALSWRTLDFEQEVLNTTDFQGTSVMNYPDLDVPFTRIHEFKHFHPERKDIFAQEKTVIMREFSRFANQEDEPYYPVNTPSDRDGLLAYRELAKGEQDVHFGGRLGTYQYLDMHMAIGSALSMWRNDLAGQDD is encoded by the coding sequence ATGGATCTTCTCGTCGTCGGGTCGGGTTTCTTCGGCCTCACCATCGCCGAGCGCGCGGCAGCAGCCGGCCGCAAGGTGACCGTCATCGACCGTCGCGCGCACATCGGCGGCAACGCCTACAGCGAGGCGGATCCCGAGACCGGGATCGAGGTGCACCGCTACGGTGCGCATCTGTTCCACACGTCCAACCCGACGGTGTGGGAGTACGTGAACCGCTTCACGACGTTCACGAACTACGTGCACCGGGTGTACACGCACCACAAGGACGTCGTCTACCCGATGCCTGTGAACCTCGGCACGATCAATCAGTTCTTCCAGGCGGCCTATTCACCGAGCGAGGCGCGGGCGCTCATCAAGGAGCAGGCCGGCGAGTTCGACGTCAAGACCGCGCAGAACTTCGAGGAGAAGGGCATCGCCCTGGTCGGCAGACCTCTGTTCGAGGCGTTCTTCCGCGATTACACCGCCAAGCAGTGGCAGACCGACCCGCACAAGCTCTCCGGCGACATCGTCAGCCGTCTGCCCGTGCGCTACACCTACGACAACCGCTACTTCAACGACACCTGGGAGGGGCTGCCGACCGAGGGATACACCGCGTGGCTGGAGCGGATGGCCGACCACCCGAACATCGAGGTGAAGCTCGGCGTCGACTACTTCGACGAGACCCAGCCGCTGAACAAGAAGGCGACGGTGGGGCAGCTTCCGATCGTGTACACCGGCCCCGTCGACCGCTACTTCGACTACGCGGAAGGCGCGCTCAGCTGGCGCACACTCGATTTCGAGCAGGAGGTGCTGAACACGACGGACTTCCAGGGCACAAGCGTGATGAACTATCCCGACCTGGACGTGCCCTTCACCCGCATCCACGAGTTCAAGCACTTCCATCCCGAGCGCAAGGACATCTTCGCTCAGGAGAAGACCGTCATCATGCGGGAGTTCTCGCGATTCGCGAACCAGGAGGACGAGCCGTACTACCCGGTGAACACGCCCTCCGACCGCGACGGTCTGCTCGCGTACCGCGAACTCGCCAAGGGGGAGCAGGACGTGCACTTCGGAGGGCGCCTGGGCACCTACCAGTACCTCGACATGCACATGGCCATCGGCTCGGCCCTGTCGATGTGGCGCAACGACCTCGCAGGTCAGGACGACTGA
- a CDS encoding SGNH hydrolase domain-containing protein, translating into MGDGCAAEGGCSIGADAPSWSTSGPPCEQWRKAALEYAADLAPDAVYLVATRATPEGPEVFIEGIRTIIDDLTNQGIQVIAVRDNPRFRFDMYECATSSEKDCEVPQPESAADLDAISRRGAVAAVDFSPWLCPDGVCMPEIGNIAPYIDDNHISDSYGRTLAPMLKTMLDSGGFALPAPG; encoded by the coding sequence CTGGGGGATGGTTGCGCTGCTGAAGGGGGATGCTCGATCGGAGCTGACGCGCCCTCGTGGTCGACTTCCGGGCCGCCATGCGAGCAATGGCGCAAGGCTGCTCTGGAGTACGCTGCGGATCTCGCTCCCGACGCCGTCTATCTCGTTGCGACGCGGGCCACTCCCGAAGGACCCGAGGTCTTCATCGAGGGGATTCGGACGATCATCGACGACCTGACCAATCAGGGCATCCAGGTGATCGCAGTGAGGGATAACCCCCGCTTCCGTTTCGACATGTATGAATGCGCGACTTCGTCCGAGAAGGACTGCGAGGTGCCCCAGCCGGAGTCCGCGGCAGATCTGGACGCGATCAGCCGACGTGGCGCGGTGGCTGCAGTGGACTTCAGCCCATGGTTGTGTCCCGATGGTGTATGCATGCCCGAGATCGGGAACATCGCGCCCTACATCGATGACAACCACATCTCGGACTCCTACGGCCGTACCTTGGCGCCGATGCTGAAGACGATGCTCGACAGCGGTGGGTTCGCGTTGCCGGCTCCCGGCTGA
- a CDS encoding acyltransferase family protein produces MAILLVVVYHVWLGRVSGGVDVFLMISAFFLTASFVRKVRGGAPLKLGTFWLRKFRRLLPAAATTIVGIALVAFLTYPEIEWPRVWREGWASLLYFENWSLAASNVDYYARDTATPSPFQHFWSLSVQGQVFVIWPLLIVLVALATRRSHQRAVPLLALVFSTVFVLSLGFSIYETYTAQSFAYFDTRTRLWEFAAGSLVALALPYLKPSRLVRILLGWGGVVGIVVCGIVLDVQGGFPGYLALWPVLCTAAVIVAGQQEAAGSPTRLLASRPLRFLGRDAYALYLVHWPVLITWMMWTGRSEPGPYAGLAIIVISFILARLIAWGVEQPLRHARVFDRHALWGGAVIACTVALVGIPLAVWQAGAAARDAAVMSSDARDYPGAAQIDTPIEPLPDLPSSRDPSGSETSGWISVPLAVRSSHTTTFWLERARATRPRIDPMLRWYSSWVTLMRSN; encoded by the coding sequence TTGGCCATCCTTCTCGTCGTCGTCTACCACGTGTGGTTGGGTCGCGTCTCGGGTGGCGTTGACGTCTTCCTGATGATCTCGGCCTTCTTTCTGACAGCCTCGTTCGTGCGGAAAGTCCGCGGTGGCGCGCCGCTCAAGTTGGGCACATTCTGGCTTCGCAAGTTCCGTCGCCTCCTCCCAGCCGCGGCCACGACGATCGTCGGTATCGCCCTGGTCGCGTTCTTGACCTATCCCGAGATCGAATGGCCGAGGGTATGGCGCGAGGGCTGGGCGAGTCTTCTCTACTTCGAGAACTGGTCACTCGCTGCATCGAACGTGGACTACTACGCTCGGGATACCGCCACACCGAGCCCCTTCCAGCACTTCTGGTCCCTGTCAGTTCAAGGACAGGTCTTCGTCATCTGGCCTCTGCTGATCGTCCTCGTCGCACTGGCCACACGCAGAAGCCATCAGCGCGCTGTGCCCCTGCTGGCGCTCGTCTTCTCGACAGTTTTCGTGCTCTCACTCGGTTTCTCCATCTACGAGACATACACGGCGCAGTCGTTCGCGTATTTCGACACGCGCACGAGGCTGTGGGAGTTCGCCGCCGGTTCGCTGGTGGCGCTCGCCCTTCCTTACCTGAAACCCTCTCGTCTCGTTCGCATCCTGCTCGGATGGGGCGGAGTCGTCGGCATTGTCGTGTGCGGCATCGTCCTCGACGTGCAGGGCGGGTTTCCGGGGTACCTCGCGCTCTGGCCGGTTCTCTGCACTGCCGCCGTGATCGTCGCAGGCCAGCAGGAAGCGGCGGGATCGCCGACGCGTCTGCTCGCATCCAGGCCCCTTCGATTCCTGGGGCGCGACGCCTACGCCTTGTACCTCGTGCATTGGCCTGTTCTCATCACCTGGATGATGTGGACCGGTAGATCGGAACCCGGGCCGTACGCCGGCCTGGCGATCATCGTGATCTCATTCATCTTGGCCCGCCTGATCGCGTGGGGCGTAGAGCAGCCGCTCCGCCATGCACGAGTCTTCGATCGTCACGCGCTCTGGGGCGGGGCCGTGATCGCATGCACGGTCGCATTGGTTGGAATTCCACTTGCCGTCTGGCAGGCGGGTGCTGCAGCTCGCGACGCAGCTGTCATGTCGTCTGATGCCCGTGACTACCCAGGTGCTGCGCAGATTGACACGCCGATTGAGCCGCTGCCGGATCTCCCCTCAAGCCGCGACCCCTCAGGCTCGGAGACGAGTGGGTGGATCTCGGTGCCTCTTGCGGTTCGCTCGAGCCACACGACGACGTTCTGGCTGGAACGTGCTCGAGCAACGCGGCCGCGCATCGATCCGATGCTCCGCTGGTACTCGTCATGGGTGACTCTCATGCGCAGCAATTGA